The Urbifossiella limnaea nucleotide sequence CCAGTCGGCGTCAACGGCGAACAGAAAGTACAGGCTGCCCGCCAGGGCGGCGGCGAGCAGGAGCGTGAGGGGAATCAGCCGGCCGTTCCCGTACCCGCGGACGGCTCCGCGTCCCGCAAAGTAGAGGAGGATGCCGTTCGCAATAGCCAGTGGCGTATAGAGAACGTAGGCGATCATGCAGCTACTCGTGACCCGTGAGTGGTGTGGCGGCGACGACGGAGAGATTCTCACGCTCGGCGAGATCCTATGCTCAAGGGGTGATCCTCTGCAACTCCGCCGTGCCGGATCGCGGAGCCCGGACCGAGGTGATCTACGCGAGAGTGCGAGCCGCGAGGCCGGGAGGCCGCGATGGGCGAGAAATGGGACCGGAGCGGGAAACGTGTCCGCCCCAAGACCGCCGTGCGGGGGAAGCGATACCTGTGCGCGACGTGCCGCAAGCGCAGTCCGACGGCGGTCACGACCCCGGCCCCGTGGTACTGCCCGAACTGCCTCCGCGCGGACGAGTCCACGTCAGCGGAATGACGGGTGGCGGCCAGCGGGGGTGGGCCGCACGGCGTCGCCGTACGCCGGTCGGCCGGGAGAGCGCAGCAACCACAAGATCCGTCCCGAGGTTCCCGTTAACGATTGCGCGGGTGGGAGGCTACCGGCCGAGAGCCTTTCTCACCTCGGCCGCGACCTGCCCGGCGAGGGCGGTGTACCCGTCGGGGGTGAAGTGGACGTTGTTCGGGAGCTGCCCCTCCCCCTTGCGCCCGCGGACGAACGCGTCCAGGTCGTTCACCGCGACCCCGTGCCGGGCCATCACCTCCCGGGCCGCCGCGTTGTACGCCCGGTCCGCGTCCGCCCGCCGGGCGGGTTCCTTCTCCGGGACCGGGGTGGTCGTGGCGAAGATCAGCTTCGCGCCGGTCTTCTTCATCCGCCCGACCAGCGCGTCCAGGTTCTTCCGGTACTCCTCCACCGGCACCTGAACCTTCCCCTTGTCCGGGCTGGTGTTCTGCCCCTTGTCGTCCACGAACTTCAGGTCGTGCAGCCCGAAGTTGAAGTGGATCACGTCCCACCGGCCGTCCCCCAGCCACCCGTCCAGTTGAGCGACCCCGCGGGTGGTCGGGCCGCAGTTGGTCGGCGGGCGGTGGACGTTCGCTACGGCTTTCAACTTCTCCCGCACGGGTAGGGTGTATCCGATCGAGATGGAGTCCCCGATCAAGAGCACGCGGGGGAGGCCGGGCACGTCCACGACCGGGGCGAGGGCCGGCTGCGGGGCCTTCTTCGGCGGGGTCTTGGGGGCGTCCTTCTTCCCGTCCTGGCCGGCGGAAAGGCCGGCGGCCAGGACGAAGGCGACGGCGATCGAGTACAGCCAGGCGGGCATCACGCCTCCGGGTCGGGGTTGGGGGCGGTCCGATTGTACACCGTCGCGGTCCGCTGCACTAACCTCCTGCCGAGGGCCGGAGGGCTGTTGCAACCTCCCGGGAATCGGGTAGAGTTTCCTCGCCTGCCTCCGCACCTGCCGACCCGGGCGGTGCCCCGCCGGTTACGCGTGCCCGCCCCCACATTCGAAGGGCGACTGCCGTGCCAGAAGGGCGTTCCCATGCTTCGCGTCACGGGTGAGACCGCACCCCTCTGCGACGGCTTCACCCGCCGGGAACTGCTACGCATCGGTGCCGTCGGCCTCGGCGGCCTGTCGTTACCGCGGCTGCTCCGATGCCGGGCCGCGGCGGCAGCGACGGGTTCTCGGCCGCGGGCGAAGTCCGTCATCGTCCTGTTCAACGGCGGCGGCATCCCGCACCACGAGACGTGGGACCCGAAGCCGGACGCGCCCGCCGAAATCCGGGGGGCGTTCGGCGTGATTCCCACCCGCACCCCAGGGCTGCGCGTCGGCGAGCTGATGCCACGGACGGCCGGGCTGACGGACAAGATCGCGGTCGTCCGCACCATGGTCACGGGCGACAACGCCCACTCGACCAGCGGCTACCAGATGCTCACCGGCCTCCCGCACGTCCCCCTGAACCGGGAGAACGCCACCCCCGGCAAGCCGAACGACTGGCCGCCGTACAACGCCGTGGTGCGTGCCCTCCGGCCCGCCGTCGACGGGCTGCCGTCGTCCGTCGTCCTCCCCCGCCGGCTGGCGAACTTCGACGGCCTGTACCCGTGGCCCGGGACCGACGCCGGGGCACTGGGCCGCAAGTACGAGGCGTGGTCCCTGGACTGCGACCCGTCGGACCCGACGTTTACCACCCCGGGGTGCGAACCGTCCGCCGACCTGCCCGCGTCCCGGGTCGATCACCGCCGGGCGTTGCTGGGGCGGCTCGACCGGCACCTCGCCGATCACCCCGGGACCGCCGACCACGACCGCTACCGGCAGCAGGCCATCGACCTGATCGCGGGGCGGCGGGGGCGGGAGGCGTTCGACCTGACGCGGGAGCCGGTCACCGTCCGGGACCGCTACGGGCGGACGAAGCACGGGCAGAGCGTGCTGCTCGCCCGCCGGCTGGTCGAGGCCGGGGTGTCGCTGGTCCAGGTGAACTGGGCGTCGCCGGACAAGAAGCTGCCCAACGGCGGCGGGTGGGACACCCACGAGAAGCACAACGAGAGCCTCAAGGGGTGGCTGATGCCGGCCATGGACCGGACGTACTCGGCCCTGATCGAGGACCTGGACCAGCGCGGCCTGCTGGACGAGACGCTCGTCTGCTGGGTGGCCGAGTTCGGGCACACCCCGAGGTTCAACGCGAAGGGCGGGCGGGACCACTGGGGGCGGGTGTTTTCCATCGCCCTAGCCGGCGGCGGGGTGAGGGGCGGGGTGGTCGTCGGCAGGACGGACCGGCACGCGGGCGAGCCGACCGACGACGCCGTGCGGCCGGCCGACTACCTCGCCACGATCTTCCACTGCCTCGGCTTCGACCC carries:
- a CDS encoding SGNH/GDSL hydrolase family protein gives rise to the protein MPAWLYSIAVAFVLAAGLSAGQDGKKDAPKTPPKKAPQPALAPVVDVPGLPRVLLIGDSISIGYTLPVREKLKAVANVHRPPTNCGPTTRGVAQLDGWLGDGRWDVIHFNFGLHDLKFVDDKGQNTSPDKGKVQVPVEEYRKNLDALVGRMKKTGAKLIFATTTPVPEKEPARRADADRAYNAAAREVMARHGVAVNDLDAFVRGRKGEGQLPNNVHFTPDGYTALAGQVAAEVRKALGR
- a CDS encoding DUF1501 domain-containing protein translates to MLRVTGETAPLCDGFTRRELLRIGAVGLGGLSLPRLLRCRAAAAATGSRPRAKSVIVLFNGGGIPHHETWDPKPDAPAEIRGAFGVIPTRTPGLRVGELMPRTAGLTDKIAVVRTMVTGDNAHSTSGYQMLTGLPHVPLNRENATPGKPNDWPPYNAVVRALRPAVDGLPSSVVLPRRLANFDGLYPWPGTDAGALGRKYEAWSLDCDPSDPTFTTPGCEPSADLPASRVDHRRALLGRLDRHLADHPGTADHDRYRQQAIDLIAGRRGREAFDLTREPVTVRDRYGRTKHGQSVLLARRLVEAGVSLVQVNWASPDKKLPNGGGWDTHEKHNESLKGWLMPAMDRTYSALIEDLDQRGLLDETLVCWVAEFGHTPRFNAKGGRDHWGRVFSIALAGGGVRGGVVVGRTDRHAGEPTDDAVRPADYLATIFHCLGFDPDATIHDIEGRPLPVSRGRVIESVLR